In Chitinophaga nivalis, a single genomic region encodes these proteins:
- a CDS encoding aminotransferase class V-fold PLP-dependent enzyme, with amino-acid sequence MFLTNTNTPEDFFSPFRNQIIGREQTFTSPYGIKRIYYTDWTASGRGYGPIETSLQQEILPFVANTHTTASITGSCMSQAYQEAKNIIKQHVHASSDDVLIFCGSGMTSAVNKLQRILGLRIPERIMDYTVQPDFPIAAILRPVVFITHMEHHSNQISWLETIAQVEIIACDENGQVDLVHFHSLLEQYRHRKNKIAAVTACSNVTGIQTPYHEIARMIHAYNGLCFVDFACSAPYVQINMHPATGNAHLDAIYFSPHKFLGGPGTPGVLIFHQKMYTNSIPDQPGGGTVVYTNPWQEHDYAENITEREDGGTPPFLQGIKAAMCIRLKEAMGVENIARREEEMLQLLFDRFALIHNITVLAGHIKKRLGIISFIVHGAHHNLIVKILNDRFGIQTRGGCSCAGTYGHWLLQVDQSTSHAIRDQILAGNLHCKPGWVRLSVHPTMTDADLHYIMDAITCTAASFQEWKKDYIYDTAHNEYIFKGPVAAEQNRIKTWFNISG; translated from the coding sequence ATGTTCCTGACAAACACCAATACCCCGGAAGATTTCTTTTCGCCGTTCCGCAATCAGATCATAGGCCGCGAGCAAACTTTTACCTCTCCCTATGGCATAAAAAGGATTTATTACACCGACTGGACCGCCAGTGGCAGAGGATATGGACCCATCGAAACCAGCCTGCAACAGGAGATCCTCCCATTTGTTGCCAATACCCATACCACTGCCAGTATTACCGGCTCCTGTATGTCGCAGGCATACCAGGAAGCTAAAAACATCATCAAACAACATGTACATGCCAGCAGTGACGATGTATTGATATTTTGTGGTAGTGGTATGACCAGCGCTGTCAATAAGCTGCAACGCATCCTGGGGCTGCGGATACCGGAACGGATCATGGACTATACTGTGCAACCGGACTTCCCTATAGCAGCAATACTACGGCCGGTTGTATTTATCACGCATATGGAACACCACAGCAACCAGATCTCCTGGCTGGAGACGATCGCGCAGGTAGAAATCATAGCCTGTGATGAAAACGGGCAGGTGGATCTGGTACACTTCCACAGCCTGCTGGAACAATACCGGCACCGGAAAAATAAGATAGCAGCCGTTACCGCCTGCTCCAATGTAACGGGTATTCAGACACCCTATCATGAAATAGCCCGAATGATTCATGCCTATAACGGCTTATGTTTTGTGGATTTCGCCTGTTCTGCCCCTTATGTACAGATTAATATGCATCCTGCCACCGGGAATGCACACCTGGACGCTATTTACTTTTCACCCCATAAATTTCTGGGAGGCCCCGGTACACCGGGCGTGCTGATTTTTCATCAGAAAATGTATACCAACAGTATCCCTGATCAACCGGGAGGCGGAACAGTGGTGTATACCAATCCCTGGCAGGAGCATGACTATGCAGAAAATATCACGGAGAGAGAAGATGGTGGTACCCCGCCTTTTTTACAGGGCATAAAAGCAGCGATGTGTATCCGGCTAAAAGAAGCGATGGGTGTTGAAAACATCGCCCGACGGGAAGAAGAAATGTTGCAGTTGCTGTTCGACAGATTTGCTCTCATCCACAACATCACAGTACTGGCGGGACATATCAAAAAACGGTTGGGGATTATTTCCTTTATTGTACATGGTGCACATCACAATCTCATTGTAAAAATACTGAATGACCGATTTGGTATTCAGACAAGAGGCGGCTGCTCCTGTGCAGGTACTTACGGACATTGGTTACTGCAGGTAGATCAATCCACCTCCCATGCCATCAGAGATCAGATCCTGGCAGGTAATCTGCATTGTAAACCAGGTTGGGTCAGACTATCTGTTCATCCTACCATGACCGATGCAGACCTCCATTACATCATGGATGCCATTACCTGTACTGCTGCCAGCTTTCAGGAGTGGAAAAAAGATTATATCTATGATACCGCACATAACGAATATATCTTCAAAGGTCCTGTAGCCGCAGAACAGAACAGGATCAAAACCTGGTTTAACATCTCCGGATAA
- a CDS encoding DUF4395 domain-containing protein, whose translation MKNTITFGETVPGYDIPVLNEREIRAAAGILFVLALLSLMLILFESNFLLIKYFITAFLADFLIRVFISPRFSPSLIIGRLIVRNQTPEYVGAAQKKFAWTIGLVLSATMFILLVVVNSYSPITGIICLICLVFLFFESSFGICLGCKFYPLFYKRKVQYCSGEVCDTSSRQEIQKIAAVQLLIIIVFTVFMILTGLLFKDVYHKYPHALFGKSDTSQSR comes from the coding sequence ATGAAGAACACCATCACATTTGGAGAAACCGTACCAGGATATGATATTCCTGTACTGAATGAAAGAGAAATACGTGCAGCAGCAGGCATCTTGTTTGTATTAGCCCTACTCTCTCTCATGCTCATTCTTTTTGAATCCAATTTCCTGCTGATTAAGTATTTCATTACTGCTTTCCTGGCTGATTTCCTGATCCGGGTATTTATTTCGCCCAGGTTTTCTCCCTCCCTGATCATAGGCCGCTTGATTGTCAGGAATCAAACCCCTGAATATGTGGGCGCTGCGCAGAAAAAGTTCGCCTGGACGATTGGCCTGGTACTGTCTGCCACCATGTTCATCTTACTCGTAGTAGTGAATAGTTATAGCCCTATAACAGGCATTATCTGCCTTATTTGCCTGGTATTTCTCTTTTTTGAATCCTCCTTCGGCATTTGTTTAGGCTGTAAATTTTACCCCCTGTTTTATAAAAGAAAAGTGCAGTACTGTAGTGGGGAAGTCTGTGATACCAGCAGCAGACAGGAGATTCAGAAAATAGCAGCGGTTCAGTTGCTCATCATTATTGTATTTACCGTATTCATGATACTTACAGGATTATTGTTTAAGGACGTATATCACAAATACCCGCATGCATTGTTTGGCAAAAGCGACACCAGTCAATCCCGGTAA